The proteins below are encoded in one region of Hordeum vulgare subsp. vulgare chromosome 3H, MorexV3_pseudomolecules_assembly, whole genome shotgun sequence:
- the LOC123444093 gene encoding rop guanine nucleotide exchange factor 9-like, producing MVRRFLGRGQSLDRFLPGRRVMTSSPSFSSSSASLRSSSSLSSQCSTSGRGSMAEEQEAVVAPLPPVRKRVLSRSHGSRSAPVRQLPPKNVGRDAGPPSEMDLKKERFAKLLLGEDMSGTGKGVSSALALSNSITNLAASVFGEQRRLEPMSADRRARWKKEIDWLLSVTDHIVEFVPLEQVSEDGTSMEVMGTQLRRDILMNIPALQKLDAMLLGYLDSFKEEQEFWYVWKDANEKEKGDAPRDGEKWWIPTVRVPPEGLSDQSRKWLQHQKDLVGQVLKAAMAINADVLGEMEIPEEYIEDLPKNGRESLGDSIYRTITDDYFDPNGLLDSIDLSTEHKIVDLKDRIEASVVIWQRKLCNKLSWGPGVSLEKREQFGERAETVLLILKHKFPGSAQSSLDISKIQYNKDVGFAILESYSRALESLAFAVLSRIEDVLYADTVARDPRRSKSRRRPSIEDDSPKSLVADDVEATSARSNDSFCWQELEDRTLDSSGGKLKKIPRIGTRKFMHVDKVEMSVCSVGGGLRSFSHR from the exons ATGGTGCGGCGATTCCTGGGACGCGGCCAGAGCCTCGACAGATTCCTACCGGGGCGCCGAGTCATGACATCCAGCccgtccttctcgtcctcctccgcgTCGCtgcggtcgtcgtcgtcgttgtcctcacAGTGCAGCACCAGCGGCAGGGGAAGCATGGCGGAGGAGCAGGAAGCCGTTGTTGCGCCACTGCCGCCGGTGCGGAAGCGGGTGCTGTCGAGGAGCCACGGGTCCAGGTCCGCGCCGGTCCGGCAACTCCCGCCAAAGAACGTCGGCCGGGACGCCGGACCGCCTTCAG AAATGGATTTAAAGAAAGAGAGATTCGCCAAGCTGTTGCTCGGGGAGGACATGTCCGGCACGGGGAAAGGTGTCTCCTCCGCTCTGGCTCTCTCCAACTCCATCACAAACCTTGCAG CTTCGGTGTTCGGGGAGCAGCGTCGCCTGGAGCCCATGTCAGCCGACCGAAGAGCGCGATGGAAGAAGGAGATCGACTGGCTTTTGTCAGTCACGGATCACATCGTCGAATTCGTTCCATTGGAACAAGTGTCTGAGGATGGGACCAGCATGGAG GTGATGGGCACCCAACTGCGGAGGGACATTCTCATGAACATCCCCGCcttgcaaaaactcgatgcaatgCTCCTC GGGTATCTTGACAGTTTCAAGGAGGAACAAGAGTTTTGGTACGTGTGGAAAGACGCCAACGAGAAGGAGAAGGGCGATGCACCAAGAGACGGTGAGAAATGGTGGATCCCAACGGTGAGAGTCCCTCCCGAGGGTCTCTCTGACCAGTCGAGGAAGTGGCTCCAGCACCAAAAGGACCTTGTGGGGCAAGTGCTCAAGGCAGCCATGGCCATCAATGCCGATGTCCTTGGAGAGATGGAGATCCCAGAAGAGTACATCGAGGATCTACCCAAG aatgggagagaaagtctcggaGACTCCATATACAGAACAATAACCGATGATTATTTCGACCCCAACGGACTCCTGGATTCCATAGACCTGTCGACGGAACACAAGATAGTCGACCTCAAGGACAGAATCGAGGCCTCCGTTGTCATCTGGCAGAGGAAACTCTGCAACAAGCTGTCGTGGGGCCCCGGCGTGAGCTTGGAGAAACGCGAGCAGTTCGGGGAGCGCGCGGAGACCGTCCTGCTCATCCTCAAGCACAAGTTCCCTGGAAGTGCCCAGTCATCGCTTGACATAAGCAAGATCCAATACAACAAG GATGTTGGGTTTGCCATCTTGGAGAGCTACTCCAGGGCTCTCGAGAGCTTGGCGTTTGCAGTTCTGTCACGCATCGAGGACGTCCTCTACGCCGACACCGTCGCTCGCGATCCAAGGCGCTCGAAATCGAGGCGGCGGCCTAGTATAGAGGACGACAGCCCCAAATCTCTCGTTGCCGATGACGTGGAGGCCACTTCGGCCAGGTCCAACGATTCATTTTGCTGGCAGGAGCTCGAGGACAGGACCTTGGATTCCAGTGGTGGCAAGTTGAAGAAGATTCCCCGTATCGGCACCAGGAAATTTATGCACGTAGACAAGGTCGAGATGAGCGTGTGCAGTGTTGGTGGCGGATTAAGAAGCTTTTCTCATAGATGA
- the LOC123444094 gene encoding peroxiredoxin-2C: MAPIGVGSTLPDGQLGWFDENDQLQQVSIHSLAAGKKVILFGVPGAFTPTCSNQHVPGFITQAEDLKAKGVEEILLVSVNDPFVMKAWAKTYPENKHVKFLADGAAAYTKALGLELDLTEKGLGLRSKRFALLADDLKVTVANIEEGGQFTISGAEEILKAL; encoded by the exons ATGGCTCCGATTGGCGTGGGCAGCACCCTCCCCGACGGGCAGCTCGGGTGGTTCGACGAGAACGACCAGCTGCAGCAGGTCTCGATCCACTCCCTGGCCGCCGGCAAGAAGGTCATCCTCTTCGGCGTCCCCGGCGCCTTCACCCCCACCTGCAG CAATCAGCATGTACCAGGCTTCATTACTCAAGCTGAGGATCTCAAAGCCAAGGGTGTAGAGGAGATTCTTCTTGTCAGCG TTAATGACCCCTTTGTCATGAAGGCATGGGCAAAGACATACCCAGAGAACAAGCATGTGAAGTTCCTTGCTGATGGAGCGGCAGCATACACAAAAGCACTTGGTCTTGAGCTTGATCTCACGGAGAAGGGATTGGGTCTTCGTTCGAAGCGCTTTGCTCTCCTTGCTGACGACCTCAAGGTCACCGTCGCAAACATCGAGGAAGGAGGCCAGTTCACAATCTCTGGTGCTGAAGAGATCCTCAAGGCACTGTAG